In Lacerta agilis isolate rLacAgi1 chromosome 8, rLacAgi1.pri, whole genome shotgun sequence, one genomic interval encodes:
- the NRN1L gene encoding LOW QUALITY PROTEIN: neuritin-like protein (The sequence of the model RefSeq protein was modified relative to this genomic sequence to represent the inferred CDS: deleted 2 bases in 1 codon): MGCGALLGSFLALLLPLHLVLSEEPVSVASSKCNTIYKGFAECLISLGDSMAQAQQEQQPDDDSIQEQQELDIICKSWDDFHTCATQVLSRCPEEAAKIWESLRQESRKIQFQGNLHDLCSSRAQLAGSGRASDMDETNKETLRGEAWLPRPSFVGSLTLVALLALVPFA, encoded by the exons ATGGGCTGCGGGGCGCTGCTGGGGTCCTTCTTGGCGCTGTTGCTCCCGCTGCACCTGG TTCTGTCTGAGGAGCCGGTGAGTGTGGCCAGCAGTAAGTGCAACACCATCTACAAAGGTTTTGCTGAGTGCCTCATCAGCCTCGGGGACAGCATGGCTCAA gcacagcaggagcagcagccggATGATGATAGCATccaggagcagcaggagctggACATCATCTGCAA GTCCTGGGACGACTTCCACACCTGTGCCACCCAGGTTCTGTCCAGGTGCCCCGAGGAGGCGGCGAAAATCTGGGAGTCGCTTCGGCAGGAGTCCCGGAAGATCCAGTTCCAAGGCAACCTTCACGACCTCTGCAGCTCACGGGCCCAGCTGGCCGGCAGCGGGAGGGCTTCGGATATGGATGAGACCAACAAGGAGACCTTGCGGGGGGAAGCCTGGCTCCCCCGGCCCAGCTTTGTGGGCAGCCTGACTCTTGTGGCTCTCTTGGCTTTGGTGCCCTTTGCCTAG